A region of the Octopus bimaculoides isolate UCB-OBI-ISO-001 chromosome 15, ASM119413v2, whole genome shotgun sequence genome:
ttatggggacataaacacaccaacatcggttgtcaagcactggATGGtggtaaagacacacacacatacacacacacacatgatgggcttctttcagtttccatcgaccaaatccactcacaagactttggaagacttgaagctatagtagaagacacatgcccaagggtgctttgcagtaggactgaacctagaactatgtggttcagaagcaaatttcttaccatgcagccacgtaTACTTCAAATCTCAAACAGTGGTTATTGCTTTGCCTCAAGATAGACCTAATGAGAGAtttgagattttgctgctatttctagcactttgCACATGACTGATGTTTGATCGGTGAGCCTAGTTTACAGAAATGGTAGAGCACTGTACTAGATTAAATGCCTCATGGTATTCTAGACCTATCCCTCTGCATTTTAAGTTAAAAAATCTTAGTGTAagtggttcatcatcatcatcagttgttCAAATAGATAAAGTATTTAACTATTCGCCCTTGATTAGTGAGTTTCAGATTCACTGTTGGTGATCCGTTGTGTTAcagagcaaggtactttattctACATTACATCATACAGCTGTTTGGTTGGAATAGCTATGTGATTATCTGAAGGAACATTTAACCTTACCTGTAGACCAGACCAAACCAGACCGGATGAAACCAATACCTAGACTCTGGTTCCGAAAacatacatttgtttttgttgtttttctcctGGTCAGTATTACTTTGGCAAACTTAAGAGCAAAGATTTTCCAACCATTTGACATCCATAGTTCACATTGCACTCCATCAGGTACGGCTACAGGtttacttgtgaaattaatgtgcaagtggctgagtactccacagacatgcatactcctaacatagttctcatggagattcagcatgacacggagTTTGACAAGGCCAGCCCACTTgaatttgccagctgagtgtactggaaaaacgtgaaataaagtgtcttgctcaaaaatacAGAGCACCACTacgaatcgaactcatgaccccTATGATCGTgtgccgaataccctaaccactacaccacatgCCTTcacccatttacaactatcaccaaacttatatacctacacacatatctacagctATCATGGAACTTCAGTATGTACCACTATATTGGTAGCTACTACTAGACACGTATAACTTTTACTACGACCACCAAACCTAAAATTTCGTATTTATAACTCTTACTGCCATATTTTAACGTGTGTAAGAAACCCCCTAATTTTTGGCCttaaaatatggagaaaaaggtcttgtaagggattataatattaTCCATGTATAaaaaaactcccatatttttaaaacctaatttttgacataAAGGGTTCTTTAtgcacgttaaaatacggtataccTCTACTGTTTCCATCACACTTCTATAGTTATCCCTACAATTCTGTAGCTAGTATTCGACCTCTTTACTCGTACTATACCACTACATTTTTATAATATAGCTATGAACGCATCTCTGTTAGACCAGTCTATTGTGTGAAGCTGTGGTATCTGATAGATTACCCAGCGCCTTTAAAACTGTTGGTAATATCCTTCTTTTCTGACCTATATTTAGATTCTTTGTTCTTGTGAGTTCTATCGCACTTCTATTCTCCGAACTTGCAAAAACAAGGAAATCCGTTATATGtgttaaattagaaaaaataaaaaacgcgCAACGAAATCTACACTAAGCTATTTCGAATTTAATGTCGAATAAAATTAAGAGTTGTCTCCCCCGATGAATTATCTCCCCTGCATACTCACGTTcgaaataaattttgtaaaattggTATAAGATACAAAGTGACTCGAAGGCCAAGAGTTTCTTACATTGGAACTTGTCAAACTCCTGTATtaccgtttaccaaatctacacCCTTTTTGAAatatagttaagttagtgtttacaaattaaatttaacgAGGAGTCCCCAagaatctaattagaaataaattgtgCGGTGATGAAATGACAGCATTCGCTCGATGACTTCTATTTTGATAATTCTTGCGAGCTGCTAGAATCCTTATGAGGTGaggtaaaatgctcagcggcatttcgtctgtctttacgttctgcgttcaaattgtACCGAGGTCGATTATGCCTGTCGTCCTTTTGGGTtcgttaaaataagtatctgttgagcacagggtcgatgtaatcgatggtcCCCTCTCCGAAATCgcaggccttgtgccgaaatttgaaaccaatcttcgCAAGCATGGGAGACAAATCCGGTTTATTATATTACGCTCTCGAATTCAAATGGTCGAAGAGGGGGTCCTCCGGGGAATCTCTTGAGTAATGTTACTGGACAGAATTCATAGCTGAGAGATCGGAGAGTCTCTCCAGGTCGAGTCACAACTTCTCCAGATTGAGAAGTTATGGCTCTAGTTATACGGACTAGAATGTCACAAGAAAGGATCGCGTGACGTGATAACCGACAGGAGACCCAAGAGTAGATGATGAACGCAATGGTTGGATAAAGATTgattgccaacataacatggcagtcctggttaaggactaatgttactgtaatttaaccataggagacatcgtctccagctggctatacgacacgatttgtgtccttatattttcgaacaagggaatttagcaccccaactcagctcaaaacaatatctgtgcatCGCCATTTCTGAGTTATTTTCcatcatcagcacagaataatagccagctggagacgatgtctcctggggctaaattacagtaacattagtcctaaaccaggactgccatgttacatCGGCaagcaatctttactacaaaggactgttgctgaatatctcacattgTGAGAATTAAAATATAGTAATTTTTTAACGGTTGGGTAATATCTACAGTCTCTGTTGGTCAAAGCTGGTAATCCAGCCAAAAAGTGCTATAATGGTTATTTCAGACAGGACCCTGTGGAGAGTGGGGTGCCAGAGGGCTCTACACCCATCACCTTGCCAAGAATAGTGGGCAGAAAAAATAGATGGCTGGAACACTAAATTAACTGATAGTTTTCTATGCAGTTCAGGCCCCTGAGTAAACTGCTCAACATTGTTTTGGtacttttttctctctaaattatttttctcacatTAAGAAGAAGggaaatttcttttgatttatggCAATCTTTTAGTATGTGTTGAGAGGCGGACATAGTGACGTTGTGTGTACAAGTTATATAACTTTGGATTGTGTGTTCAAATCCGTTGCGTTGCCGAGGAGAAAAGCCGTATATTGTTTGGCTGTTGTTGCTTAGCTAGCTTGCTGTCGATTTTGATTCAgaaaacctatgattaaaggtatttTAAGCTGTAACTACTACCCACGACTTTCAAGCATTGcctatttaagaatattttttactCAACGTCTTCCACCGTTTTGATGAGTAGAAAAAATGtgggtgttatttctagctggtcgaacgAATTCTTAGCGGCTCTCCCTTCTGCTcgcttttattgtattttattctattctattctattctattctactGGTGTTGACCTGTAACgtttaagtgtatatatgatAACTATAGTATTATTCAGTAAATTAAANNNNNNNNNNNNNNNNNNNNNNNNNNNNNNNNNNNNNNNNNNNNNNNNNNNNNNNNNNNNNNNNNNNNNNNNNNNNNNNNNNNNNNNNNNNNNNNNNNNNNNNNNNNNNNNNNNNNNNNNNNNNNNNNNNNNNNNNNNNNNNNNNNNNNNNNNNNNNNNNNNNNNNNNNNNNNNNNNNNNNNNNNNNNNNNNNNNNNNNNNNNNNNNNNNNNNNNNNNNNNNNNNNNNNNNNNNNNNNNNNNNNNNNNNNNNNNNNNNNNNNNNNNNNNNNNNNNNNNNNNNNNNNNNNNNNNNNNNNNNNNNNNNNNNNNNNNNNNNNNNNNNNNNNNNNNNNNNNNNNNNNNNNNNNNNNNNNNNNNNNNNNNNNNNNNNNNNNNNNNNNNNNNNNNNNNNNNNNNNNNNNNNNNNNNNNNNNNNNNNNNNNNNNNNNNNNNNNNNNNNNNNNNNNNNNNNNNNNNNNNNNNNNNNNNNNNNNNNNNNNNNNNNNNNNNNNNNNNNNNNNGCTAAAGATGTAAACTAGGGTTCGCTAGGCTGTCGTTATCGGGAATTTTCTTAgtttaaatttatgaataaaaaaaattctggtaGTTTTCTATGTGAATTATCTCCCCTAGATATTTCACAGTCACTGAGAGTTATCGCCCTTACAgttgaaatatattctatttataaaaCATCCGCGTGAAAAAATATTGGCTCATCAACCTGTCtctgcgcacgcacgcacgcacacacacacacacacacatatctcttttGGCATGAATACAGTTGAGAAAGTACTGAATATTTCTATTCAAATATCTTataccctttactcttttacttgttacagtcatttgactgcggccatgctagagcaccgcctttaatcgagcaaatagaccccaagttacggggacataaacacaccagcatcggttgtcaagcaatgtttggggggacaaacacagacacacaaacatacatatatatatagtagaagacacctgcccaaggtgccacgcagtgggactgaacctggaaccatgtggttggtaagcaagctacttactacacagccactcctatgtgccggtgtgtttgtgaatgtgctgGGCTTGGTGGATGGTGCGTTACACTCACGATTACAATGATTTAGTTCCAGTTCTAGGACAATTGGGTTTTATGTTCTTCAGTTAGGAGTCCTGAAACTTTTCAAAACTAATCGTTTACATAACTTATTCCTTTGAAACCCACTGAATTCTCCATCACGTATTATCATTATGAAATCCATTAAACATTTGAACTTTTATTATCTTCTCTTAATGTGAAATTTATTGCACATTTGAATCTGTATGAATGTTTGGTTCTCGTAAGCATGTTTCACTAAATTTTCTCTTGTATCTTTAATTTCTTGTaaacttttttaattttaatgtttgaaaacaaaataattgctGAAACCAGTAcggtattttaataaatttgctaaaaaaattgaaaactacAATTTCCTTTAAGACTCTAAGTGCATTTTTAAATCCCCAAACCAACACACCCACATTATTTCTTACACGGAAATAAACCTcgtttttccatatatatatatatatatatatatatatatatatatatatatatatatatatattaaatttaaattacgatgaacgtaaacaaagaaacaaagtttGCCTtattttagaagcgttgagatgtcttagaaagttaaagaaatgattttaaattctcaaatgcaggataatgctaataatatagcctgaataggataagctacccctattttgcagaaaaaagtgtagagctggccgcctacacttttttctgcaaaatatgggtatcttatcctgttcaggctatattattagcattatcctgcatttgagaatatatacatatatatatgtttatttgcgaCAAGGGTGACAGCGGTGgttttccttcaaactttgcaaTGAACCGTTGTATCTCCTTGTAGGTTCGTtaatgtttattgaaaattttgtatGAGTTGCTGTATGAGAAATGATGTATTTGTGTAGAAAAAATACCTGTGATTTTATGCCGTATCTAAACTAAATTCTTTTGCTGTCTTCTCCAGGCTCTGGTATTGCTGATGATGAATTGAAAACAGCCGAGGAAAAGTTTGAAGAAACAAAAGCTATCACGGAGACAGCTATGTTTAATTTACTTGATAATGATGTAAGTATTTCAGTggtgtgtgttttgcatgtgtgttcGTACTGCCTTCAGTAAATATCCTATAAATACCTTTGTTAAAATTCCTTTCCTATTACTAATGtaagaaattttttattattattattagtattattatcaccaaggcggtgagctggcggaatcattggcacattggatgaaatgctttacagcattttgcctgtcgctacgttcttggttcaaattccaccatggtcgactttgccttttgtccattcagagtcaataaattaagtaccagttacgctctggggttaatgtaatcaactatcccccttcctcaagatttcaggcctcgtgcctatagtagaaaggattattattattattattattattattattattattattattattattatgaaggcaaggagctggcagagttgttagcattcTGATTGAAATGCTTGGTGGAATTTTGTCCAtcttagcattctgagttcaaatcccgctgaggtcgacttcacctttcaccctttcggggtctttagattaagtaccagtgaaacactgggttcgatgtaatcgattagtcccttcccccagaatttcagaccttgtgcctttagtagaagtgattattattattattatcattattattattacttctatttttattatcattgtcatagttattttattattattattattattattattattattattattattatcatcatttaaaatggtgaggtggcagaatcattagcatgccgagcaaaatgcttagcagcatttcgtccgtctttaagttctgagttcaaattcatcccaGATCAGCTTTGTTTCCcatcctcttggggttgataaaaatgaatatgtgttgaacactgaggttgctgtaattgacttaaccactCCTTGCTGTCCttaagtcaaaatttgaaacaaccaccaccaccaccaccactactacttttactactgttctcctaattgttattattacaggTGGAGCAAATCTCCCAGTTGCAAGCTTTTGTGGAGGCTATAACAAACTACCATAAACAGTCTGCTTCAATTCTTGAGCGACTTTGTGAGACACTTGACTACAAGTAAGTAACGCAGTTGTTGTATGTGCGTATGGgcatgtctgtgcatgcatgtatatgtctgtgtgtgtgtgtgtttgtacttatatcatcatcatcgtccagtgttttaaatccgggttttgtccccgttaacaggggtggctggatctacctcaatgctatagcaaccgaggtaggcaggtgcagcccacccccaacctttgggctgcctggtgcccattctcctttgctatcatgaggctttttttggagctggattttctacagggagcatgcccttgcttacccccaacctcagttNNNNNNNNNNNNNNNNNNNNNNNNNNNNNNNNNNNNNNNNNNNNNNNNNNNNNNNNNNNNNNNNNNNNNNNNNNNNNNNNNNNNNNNNNNNNNNNNNNNNNNNNNNNNNNNNNNNNNNNNNNNNNNNNNNNNNNNNNNNNNNNNNNNNNNNNNNNNNNNNNNNNNNNNNNNNNNNNNNNNNNNNNNNNNNNNNNNNNNNNNNNNNNNNNNNNNNNNNNNNNNNNNNNNNNNNNNNNNNNNNNNNNNNNNNNNNNNNNNNNNNNNNNNNNNNNNNNNNNNNNNNNNNNNNNNNNNNNNNNNNNNNNNNNNNNNNNNNNNNNNNNNNNNNNNNNNNNNNNNNNNNNNNNNNNNNNNNNNNNNNNNNNNNNNNNNNNNNNNNNNNNNNNNNNNNNNNNNNNNNNNNNNNNNNNNNNNNNNNNNNNNNNNNNNNNNNNNNNNNNNNNNNNNNNNNNNNNNNNNNNNNNNNNNNNNNNNNNNNNNNNNNNNNNNNNNNNNNNNNNNNNNNNNNNNNNNNNNNNNNNNNNNNNNNNNNNNNNNNNNNNNNNNNNNNNNNNNNNNNNNNNNNNNNNNNNNNNNNNNNNNNNNNNNNNNNNNNNNNNNNNNNNNNNNNNNNNNNNNtatatatatatatatatatatattccactgaagttgactttacttttcatcttttcggggtcgataaaataattaccagttgaacactggggtcaatgtaatcaacttaccccttccctaaaattgctgccatTGTGGAAAAactggaaaccattattattattattattatttctttacaggAGGGAAGATGCTGTGAGTCGTCCAAAATCTGACCATGTTGTGAAACGTGTAACTTCCTTCCGTCGGAGTGCCTCCCCATCTCCGTTCAACGATGATGACGGTTTCGGAGACGCTGCATCCAGCAGCTCGGGTGGTGGTTACAACTTCCCTAGCACAGCTTCTCTTGGCGAATCAGGTAAGTGCAAACCGGATGTGTATGTGCagaccaggaatcgaactcactacctcatgattgtgagcttgacaTTTTATCCACtgaacgatatacatatatatatataacacacacgtgcatgtatacaattgtgtatatgtattcttgtagatatgaatatgtacgtgtatgtacatgtatgtgtgtgtctgttgtaattatatatgatggggatgctggggttggaggaattggTGGAACATCTGGCAAGAGCGAATGGAGTGCggtggtatggacatgtgttgagGGGGGATGTGGATCAGGCTGTGAGGAACATGCTTCAGTTTAGAGTGAATGAACCGTGAAAGCAAGGTCGACCAAAGAAAATGTGGAGGAGGAAATTGGAGGGAGTTGGTTTGAGGAGGGAGGATGCCCAAACCCTTGCGGGATGGTGTGAGAGTGGTGGCTGTAAGAGTGAGATAGATCTGGACGCCCCCATTGATGGTGgacaaacccagatttaaaatattgggcaagaaaaataaaatacatgtgtatatgcgtgtgtgggtatgtatatacccacacatctatcaatcaatcactcttcactcactcactccatcactcacacactcattcactcgcACTCACTACATTGCTCActcatctatcaatcaatcactcttcactcactctctccatcactcATTTACTCACACTCACTAATCACTCCCTCACTCATTCTGTTGCTCACTCATTGTATCACTCACTTGTCTCGCTCATCTAACAATCTACAACACTCTTCACTCCATCACTCACACTGGCtacatcactcactcactcattctgtCGCTCACTCATCTGTCAATCAATCACActcttcactcactcacactcactacatcagtcactcactcattctGTCACTCACTCGTTGTATCACTCATCTGTCAATCAATCACACTCTTCACTCACTCATTTTATCACTCAaacactcattcattcacactCACAACATCACTCTATCACTACGTCACTCACTTATTGTATCACACTCACAttcatcactcacacacacacacacacacacacacacacacacacacacacaattccaccTCTTGcctcacactctgtctctgtcttgttTTCCAGTGAACAAGCCGAAGCCATGCTGCAAGGCCATGTACGACTTTGAGCCAGAGAACGAAGGAGAGCTGGGATTCTCCGAAGGGGACATCATCGACCTAATACAGAAAGTAGACGACAACTGGTTCGAGGGTAGCATCCGAGGCNNNNNNNNNNNNNNNNNNNNNNNNNNNNNNNNNNNNNNNNNNNNNNNNNNNNNNNNNNNNNNNNNNNNNNNNNNNNNNNNNNNNNNNNNNNNNNNNNNNNNNNNNNNNNNNNNNNNNNNNNNNNNNNNNNNNNNNNNNNNNNNNNNNNNNNNNNNNNNNNNNNNNNNNNNNNNNNNNNNNNNNNNNNNNNNNNNNNNNNNNNNNNNNNNNNNNNNNNNNNNNNNNNNNNNNNNNNNNNNNNNNNNNNNNNNNNNNNNNNNNNNNNNNNNNNNNNNNNNNNNNNNNNNNNNNNNNNNNNNNNNNNNNNNNNNNNNNNNNNNNNNNNNNNNNNNNNNNNNNNNNNNNNNNNNNNNNNNNNNNNNNNNNNNNNNNNNNNNNNNNNNNNNNNNNNNNNNNNNNNNNNNNNNNNNNNNNNNNNNNNNNNNNNNNNNNNNNNNNNNNNNNNNNNNNNNNNNNNNNNNNNNNNNNNNNNNNNNNNNNNNNNNNNNNNNNNNNNNNNNNNNNNNNNNNNNNNNNNNNNNNNNNNNNNNNNNNNNNNNNNNNNNNNNNNNNNNNNNNNNNNNNNNNNNNNNNNNNNNNNNNNNNNNNNNNNNNNNNNNNNNNNNNNNNNNNNNNNNNNNNNNNNNNNNNNNNNNNNNNNNNNNNNNNNNNNNNNNNNNNNNNNNNNNNNNNNNNNNNNNNNNNNNNNNNNNNNNNNNNNNNNNNNNNNNNNNNNNNNNNNNNNNNNNNNNNNNNNNNNNNNNNNNNNNNNNNNNNNNNNNNNNNNNNNNNNNNNNNNNNNNNNNNNNNNNNNNNNNNNNNNNNNNNNNNNNNNNNNNNNNNNNNNNNNNNNNNNNNNNNNNNNNNNNNNNNNNNNNNNNNNNNNNNNNNNNNNNNNNNNNNNNNNNNNNNNNNNNNNNNNNNNNNNNNNNNNNNNNNNNNNNNNNNNNNNNNNNNNNNNNNNNNNNNNNNNNNNNNNNNNNNNNNNNNNNNNNNNNNNNNNNNNNNNNNNNNNNNNNNNNNNNNNNNNNNNNNNNNNNNNNNNNNNNNNNNNNNNNNNNNNNNNNNNNNNNNNNNNNNNNNNNNNNNNNNNNNNNNNNNNNNNNNNNNNNNNNNNNNNNNNNNNNNNNNNNNNNNNNNNNNNNNNNNNNNNNNNNNNNNNNNNNNNNNNNNNNNNNNNNNNNNNNNNNNNNNNNNNNNNNNNNNNNNNNNNNNNNNNNNNNNNNNNNNNNNNNNNNNNNNNNNNNNNNNNNNNNNNNNNNNNNNNNNNNNNNNNNNNNNNNNNNNNNNNNNNNNNNNNNNNNNNNNNNNNNNNNNNNNNNNNNNNNNNNNNNNNNNNNNNNNNNNNNNNNNNNNNNNNNNNNNNNNNNNNNNNNNNNNNNNNNNNNNNNNNNNNNNNNNNNNNNNNNNNNNNNNNNNNNNNNNNNNNNNNNNNNNNNNNNNNNNNNNNNNNNNNNNNNNNNNNNNNNNNNNNNNNNNNNNNNNNNNNNNNNNNNNNNNNNNNNNNNNNNNNNNNNNNNNNNNNNNNNNNNNNNNNNNNNNNNNNNNNNNNNNNNNNNNNNNNNNNNNNNNNNNNNNNNNNNNNNNNNNNNNNNNNNNNNNNNNNNNNNNNNNNNNNNNNNNNNNNNNNNNNNNNNNNNNNNNNNNNNNNNNNNNNNNNNNNNNNNNNNNNNNNNNNNNNNNNNNNNNNNNNNNNNNNNNNNNNNNNNNNNNNNNNNNNNNNNNNNNNNNNNNNNNNNNNNNNNNNNNNNNNNNNNNNNNNNNNNNNNNNNNNNNNNNNNNNNNNNNNNNNNNNNNNNNNNNNNNNNNNNNNNNNNNNNNNNNNNNNNNNNNNNNNNNNNNNNNNNNNNNNNNNNNNNNNNNNNNNNNNNNNNNNNNNNNNNNNNNNNNNNNNNNNNNNNNNNNNNNNNNNNNNNNNNNNNNNNNNNNNNNNNNNNNNNNNNNNNNNNNNNNNNNNNNNNNNNNNNNNNNNNNNNNNNNNNNNNNNNNNNNNNNNNNNNNNNNNNNNNNNNNNNNNNNNNNNNNNNNNNNNNNNNNNNNNNNNNNNNNNNNNNNNNNNNNNNNNNNNNNNNNNNNNNNNNNNNNNNNNNNNNNNNNNNNNNNNNNNNNNtatatatatatatatatatatatatatatatatatatatatataagtatatatatatatataaatgtatttatgtatgtgtgtgtgtgtgtatatatatatatttatgtatacgtgtatgcatgtgttatatatgtatatatatatttatatacacacatatatgcatgtatatatgtatgcatttgtatatatatatatctgtgtgtgtatgcataccatGAAATCTCTTCCCACAATTGTCACTTCGCCCCCCCCCCCNNNNNNNNNNNNNNNNNNNNNNNNNNNNNNNNNNNNNNNNNNNNNNNNNNNNNNNNNNNNNNNNNNNNNNNNNNNNNNNNNNNNNNNNNNNNNNNNNNNNNNNNNNNNNNNNNNNNNNNNNNNNNNNNNNNNNNNNNNNNNNNNNNNNNNNNNNNNNNNNNNNNNNNNNNNNNNNNNNNNNNNNNNNNNNNNNNNNNNNNNNNNNNNNNNNNNNNNNNNNNNNNNNNNNNNNNNNNNNNNNNNNNNNNNNNNNNNNNNNNNNNNNNNNNNNNNNNNNNNNNNNNNNNNNNNNNNNNNNNNNNNNNNNNNNNNNNNNNNNNNNNNNNNNNNNNNNNNNNNNNNNNNNNNNNNNNNNNNNNNNNNNNNNNNNNNNNNNNNNNNNNNNNNNNNNNNNNNNNNNNNNNNNNNNNNNNNNNNNNNNNNNNNNNNNNNNNNNNNtatatatatatatatatatatatatatatatatatatatatatatatatttgtataatatatatatatatatatgtatgtgcagtatctatgtgtgtaaatgtctgtgcttatatgaatgtatatgtttgcatgtatatatgtatatacatctatgtgtatgtggatatatatatatatatatacacacacgcatgcatacatgtctgtgtgtgtatatgtatatattatttatatatatgtatatatatatatatatatatatatatatatatgtgtgtatatatatatgtatatatatgtatatttgtgtatatatatatNNNNNNNNNNNNNNNNNNNNNNNNNNNNNNNNNNNNNNNNNNNNNNNNNNNNNNNNNNNNNNNNNNNNNNNNNNNNNNNNNNNNNNNNNNNNNNNNNNNNNNNNNNNNNNNNNNNNNNNNNNNNNNNNNNNNNNNNNNNNNNNNNNNNNNNNNNNNNNNNNNNNNNNNNNNNNNNNNtatatatatatatatatatatatatatatatatacacacacatacttacacacatacatctatgcatattttcatacattctaACATATACAAAATACC
Encoded here:
- the LOC106872901 gene encoding endophilin-A3, with protein sequence MRPAAGDQGFGDQAQGSPLKSPSRMRAVSPGLSPGSGIADDELKTAEEKFEETKAITETAMFNLLDNDVEQISQLQAFVEAITNYHKQSASILERLCETLDYKREDAVSRPKSDHVVKRVTSFRRSASPSPFNDDDGFGDAASSSSGGGYNFPSTASLGESVNKPKPCCKAMYDFEPENEGELGFSEGDIIDLIQKVDDNWFEGSIRGVGFYNKTPKNQHLDTPHKTSCRIKLSPFI